In Symmachiella dynata, the following are encoded in one genomic region:
- a CDS encoding tetratricopeptide repeat protein has protein sequence MHEVRAEFEAQLADADQICVRLEYAEFLAHAGETQTAIQQYQQVLRSAESADMPQLRAMAVNQLACLHRQQGEYDTAVVLQRRSLAMGIDHALEGDLAADLGNLAVDAIAAGDLSLAENLLLRSLALETAANSQAGQAADYGNLAIVHGLQRNYRSAIHCLRRALKLHRQLNDVRAIGCDLMNLAAMYEVQQRWDRSESLFQLAVRVLQVDDAADLISRAKSALTETRRIRQLRAFDAQRN, from the coding sequence ATGCACGAAGTCCGTGCGGAATTCGAGGCCCAACTGGCTGATGCGGATCAAATCTGCGTTCGGCTGGAGTATGCGGAATTTCTGGCGCATGCCGGTGAGACACAAACGGCGATTCAGCAATACCAGCAAGTACTACGATCTGCAGAATCGGCTGACATGCCGCAACTGCGGGCGATGGCCGTCAATCAACTGGCCTGTCTGCATCGACAGCAGGGCGAGTATGATACGGCGGTCGTGCTGCAACGTCGCTCTTTAGCCATGGGAATTGACCATGCACTCGAAGGCGATCTCGCGGCGGATTTGGGAAACTTGGCTGTCGATGCCATTGCTGCCGGTGATTTATCGCTCGCCGAGAATCTATTGCTGCGTTCGTTGGCGCTGGAAACGGCTGCCAATTCGCAGGCAGGACAAGCAGCGGATTATGGGAATTTGGCAATCGTTCATGGCTTGCAACGGAATTACCGTTCGGCCATTCATTGCTTGCGCCGCGCCCTGAAATTGCATCGGCAATTGAACGACGTCCGCGCAATCGGTTGCGATCTGATGAACCTGGCCGCCATGTACGAAGTCCAACAACGCTGGGACCGTTCCGAGTCTCTGTTCCAGTTGGCCGTACGGGTCTTGCAGGTCGATGATGCGGCAGATCTGATCTCGCGGGCCAAGTCGGCGCTCACGGAGACACGACGAATCCGCCAGTTGCGCGCATTTGATGCACAGCGAAACTAA
- a CDS encoding SDR family NAD(P)-dependent oxidoreductase translates to MAEQPRGPFFKLDGKVAFVTGAGQGLGEAIAYRLAACGAKVGVFDLDGEKAANVALECSGVALQGSVTSEEDVERGLRYLEEQFGPPQIVVNNAGILGHIGPCWDLDAENMRQVMEVNLIGTFLVCHAVLPGMLERKYGRIINIASVAGKEGNADLIPYSTSKAAVIALTKSIAKSVGGKGDITANCISPALLDTPMWESLPKPVADSLVATVPVGRVGTTEEVAGLVHYLASSESSLTTGQCYNVNGGPASD, encoded by the coding sequence ATGGCAGAGCAACCACGGGGACCATTTTTTAAGCTCGATGGCAAAGTCGCGTTTGTCACCGGGGCAGGGCAGGGTTTGGGCGAAGCGATTGCGTATCGTTTAGCGGCCTGCGGCGCAAAGGTCGGTGTGTTTGACCTCGACGGCGAAAAAGCGGCCAATGTTGCCCTGGAATGTTCTGGTGTCGCACTCCAAGGTAGCGTCACCAGTGAAGAGGACGTCGAACGCGGACTGCGCTACTTGGAAGAACAATTCGGCCCGCCGCAAATAGTGGTGAACAATGCCGGTATCCTCGGCCATATCGGTCCCTGTTGGGATTTGGATGCTGAGAACATGCGTCAGGTAATGGAAGTCAACCTGATCGGCACCTTTCTGGTTTGTCACGCTGTGCTGCCGGGAATGTTGGAGCGAAAATACGGGCGTATCATCAACATCGCCTCGGTCGCGGGAAAAGAAGGCAACGCTGATTTGATCCCCTATAGCACGTCCAAAGCCGCGGTGATCGCGTTGACCAAATCGATTGCTAAGTCGGTGGGCGGAAAGGGCGACATCACGGCGAATTGCATCAGCCCGGCGCTGCTCGACACACCGATGTGGGAATCGTTACCCAAACCGGTGGCGGATTCGTTGGTCGCCACCGTTCCCGTCGGCCGCGTGGGCACAACAGAGGAAGTGGCCGGCTTGGTGCACTATCTGGCGAGTAGTGAATCGAGTCTGACGACCGGGCAGTGTTACAACGTGAACGGCGGACCTGCCAGCGATTGA
- a CDS encoding response regulator: protein MDNDTHSSHVHGEDLPERAALLAKLLASTNDLVWCTDLSGDQLLYLNGAAERIYGRPLADFVANSRLWLELVHPEDRDIVHKNLRLLPRQRQIEQEYRVVRPDGSIRWLRDCVTVIDDDNGNPYRIGGIATDVTRQKRAEEDLSQSNTQMQSEVAERKQAEDALKGSEGLYHSLVDNLPIYVTRTDLQGRITFVNNNYCELVEMTPEELLGRTNRDLHPDEYAEKYRHDELRVIETGEVFIDVEENRRGDEVRYYEVRKSPVRDKSGNVVQVQAVFWDVTERHEAEIRRKQAEDAMREAKEAAESANRAKSEFLANMSHEIRTPMNAIIGMTELVLDGQLNVAQRESLQIVRDSSESLLSIINDILDFSKIEAQKLELIAAEFDLHESLGDAMKSIAMRAHGKNIELAYHIDRDVPNFLLGDVGRLRQIAVNLVGNAIKFTTEGEVVLNVGCDSRDDKDVVLHFQVKDTGIGIAADKQKHIFDAFEQADSSSTRQFGGTGLGLAISSRLVGLMDGRIWVESELEQGSTFHFTARFEEVTEPTKRAVALPPEALEGLRVLIVDDNATNRLILEELVSHWGMQPLVASAGEEALQMLRRSDDDGAPISLILTDIHMPHMDGYEFVRRAKQLPSFRDVTVIALTSGDRASDEFPTQEIGIGMQLSKPVKRQELMQAILVELALVPQETTAGSATSISEMANIRPLRILLAEDSYANQKLAIGLLKKWNHTVTVANNGREALDAFQRDPFDLVLMDVQMPVMDGFEATGAIRNIEKDKKTPHQPRARTPIVAMTAHAMKGDREKCLQAGMDGYVAKPIRIPLLYDAIAEFFEEPSDSSAATNTNGSNGDSQNNSSGCIDWAVALDAVQGDHDLLREVASASVEECKALMTKLEQAVQLQDATATGRAAHTVKGLLRMFPSQPAAQIVQEIEDNAHQGEWNGLESSCESLKAQLIKLGAEISEFVKNGTLPGK from the coding sequence ATGGACAACGACACGCATTCCTCGCATGTGCATGGCGAGGACCTTCCGGAACGGGCGGCATTGTTGGCAAAATTGCTGGCTTCGACCAATGATTTGGTTTGGTGCACCGATCTTTCCGGCGACCAACTGTTGTATCTCAACGGCGCTGCTGAGCGGATTTACGGTCGTCCGTTGGCTGATTTTGTGGCGAACTCCCGCTTGTGGCTGGAACTGGTCCATCCTGAAGATCGAGATATCGTCCACAAGAATCTGAGGTTACTGCCGAGGCAGCGACAGATTGAACAGGAATATCGTGTCGTGCGGCCCGATGGGAGTATCCGTTGGCTACGGGATTGCGTCACGGTGATCGACGACGATAATGGAAACCCCTATCGCATTGGCGGAATCGCGACCGATGTCACGCGTCAAAAGCGAGCAGAAGAAGATCTCTCGCAATCCAACACCCAAATGCAATCCGAAGTCGCTGAGCGTAAGCAGGCTGAAGATGCGCTCAAGGGTTCCGAGGGGCTGTATCATTCACTCGTCGACAATTTGCCGATTTATGTGACGCGGACCGACCTGCAGGGACGGATCACATTCGTCAACAACAATTATTGCGAGTTGGTCGAGATGACTCCTGAGGAGTTGTTGGGACGAACCAACCGCGACCTGCATCCCGATGAATACGCTGAAAAATATCGGCACGATGAACTTCGTGTGATCGAAACCGGCGAAGTCTTTATCGATGTCGAAGAGAACCGCCGAGGCGACGAAGTCCGTTATTATGAAGTCCGCAAATCGCCTGTTCGCGATAAGAGCGGTAACGTGGTGCAGGTGCAAGCGGTTTTTTGGGATGTCACGGAACGGCATGAAGCCGAAATTCGCCGCAAACAGGCTGAAGATGCGATGCGGGAAGCCAAAGAAGCCGCCGAGTCGGCCAACCGCGCCAAAAGCGAATTCCTGGCCAATATGAGCCACGAGATCCGGACACCGATGAATGCGATCATCGGCATGACGGAATTGGTGTTGGATGGACAGCTCAATGTTGCGCAACGGGAATCGTTGCAAATTGTCCGCGATTCGTCCGAGTCGTTGCTATCGATCATCAATGACATCCTCGATTTTTCCAAGATCGAAGCGCAAAAGCTGGAACTCATTGCCGCTGAGTTTGATCTGCACGAAAGTCTCGGCGATGCGATGAAGTCGATCGCCATGCGAGCTCACGGCAAAAACATCGAGTTGGCGTATCATATCGATCGCGACGTGCCCAATTTTCTGCTGGGGGACGTCGGACGATTGCGACAAATCGCGGTGAACCTTGTCGGCAATGCCATTAAATTTACGACGGAGGGAGAAGTCGTATTGAATGTCGGTTGCGATTCGCGGGACGATAAAGATGTCGTCCTGCATTTCCAAGTCAAAGATACCGGCATTGGGATCGCAGCGGACAAGCAAAAGCACATTTTCGACGCATTCGAACAGGCGGATTCCTCCTCCACCCGACAATTTGGCGGTACGGGATTAGGATTGGCGATATCATCGCGGCTTGTCGGTTTGATGGATGGGCGTATATGGGTGGAAAGCGAGTTGGAACAGGGGAGCACATTTCATTTTACCGCTCGGTTTGAAGAAGTGACGGAACCGACAAAACGAGCCGTTGCGTTGCCCCCTGAAGCACTCGAAGGCCTGCGTGTGTTGATCGTCGACGACAATGCAACCAATCGACTCATCCTCGAAGAATTGGTCAGTCATTGGGGCATGCAACCACTTGTCGCTTCGGCTGGCGAAGAAGCCTTACAAATGTTGCGCCGTTCCGATGACGACGGTGCCCCGATATCTTTGATCCTGACCGACATCCACATGCCGCACATGGATGGGTACGAATTTGTACGGCGGGCGAAACAGTTGCCGTCTTTTCGAGACGTGACGGTGATTGCTTTGACCTCCGGCGACCGCGCTTCGGATGAGTTTCCGACCCAGGAAATCGGGATCGGCATGCAGTTGAGCAAGCCGGTCAAACGGCAAGAGTTGATGCAGGCGATCCTTGTGGAATTGGCGCTTGTTCCCCAAGAAACGACCGCCGGTTCGGCAACCTCCATTTCGGAAATGGCTAACATCCGCCCGTTAAGAATCTTGTTGGCCGAGGACAGTTATGCCAACCAAAAACTAGCAATCGGACTTTTGAAAAAGTGGAACCACACCGTCACCGTTGCCAACAACGGCCGAGAGGCGCTGGATGCGTTTCAGCGTGATCCGTTTGACCTCGTGCTGATGGATGTACAGATGCCGGTGATGGATGGCTTTGAGGCAACAGGGGCCATCCGTAACATCGAGAAAGACAAGAAAACACCCCACCAACCCCGCGCACGGACACCGATCGTGGCGATGACCGCGCATGCCATGAAGGGGGACCGAGAAAAATGTCTTCAGGCCGGCATGGATGGCTATGTTGCCAAACCAATCCGCATTCCACTGCTGTACGATGCAATTGCGGAGTTTTTTGAGGAACCTTCTGACAGTTCCGCTGCCACGAACACCAACGGGTCAAACGGCGATTCACAAAACAACTCCAGCGGCTGCATTGATTGGGCGGTCGCACTGGACGCGGTCCAAGGCGATCACGACTTGTTGCGCGAAGTCGCTTCGGCCTCCGTGGAGGAATGCAAAGCTTTAATGACCAAATTGGAACAAGCAGTGCAGTTACAAGATGCGACAGCGACTGGCCGCGCGGCGCATACTGTCAAAGGGTTGCTAAGGATGTTCCCGTCGCAACCAGCTGCGCAGATTGTTCAGGAGATCGAAGACAACGCGCATCAAGGTGAATGGAATGGTCTGGAATCATCGTGTGAATCGCTCAAAGCGCAATTGATCAAACTCGGCGCTGAAATCAGCGAGTTCGTCAAAAACGGCACGCTCCCAGGCAAGTAG
- a CDS encoding M81 family metallopeptidase yields MRIVSGGIQHETNTFSHQPTTLADFERDSGCGPDFSGGQAVFDRYRNTGTIHGGYIDAADVLEFDLIPLICAKAQPSGVVESTAFDTILNLFLDRLSETPAVDGVLLDLHGAMVTAACDDGEAPFMEAVRERVGPDIPIIATLDLHANITQRMADACDVIIGFDTYPHVDMRARGREAGELLVRMIRGEVQPVQAYRQLPLLTMPPMQCTLREPMQSLMQNVFRMEDEPGVLTATVAMGFPFADISAAGVSCLVTTNNDAALAEKKVEELAGWLWDLRDELQPQLTPIDEMIEFAATHDGPIVYADGSDNPGGGAPCDGTVVLRALIEAKFQNAVVGILHDPETAALAHQAGVGATIEARVGGKTDDRHGTPIELPAYVRALCDGHFVHHGPMNQGVVGEFGPMALLLVGGVEVVVSSNRKQLLDREMLRVIGVTPEHRRLIVVKSAVHFRADFGECATHILDADTPGIHRPDYANYDYQNLRRPIYPLDNVTVDFGG; encoded by the coding sequence ATGCGAATAGTCAGTGGCGGCATACAGCACGAGACGAATACGTTTTCGCATCAACCCACCACATTGGCGGACTTTGAACGTGACAGCGGGTGCGGACCGGACTTCTCCGGGGGGCAAGCGGTCTTTGACCGGTACCGCAATACCGGGACGATTCACGGCGGATACATCGATGCTGCGGATGTGCTTGAGTTCGATTTGATTCCACTGATCTGCGCCAAAGCGCAGCCCTCGGGTGTGGTGGAATCAACCGCGTTTGACACGATATTGAATCTGTTTCTCGATCGCTTATCAGAGACACCGGCGGTCGATGGTGTGTTGCTCGACCTGCATGGCGCTATGGTGACCGCCGCTTGCGACGATGGCGAAGCGCCTTTTATGGAAGCGGTCCGTGAACGGGTCGGGCCGGACATCCCGATCATCGCCACGCTCGATTTGCACGCGAATATCACCCAGCGGATGGCGGACGCTTGCGATGTGATTATTGGTTTTGATACCTATCCCCACGTCGATATGCGGGCACGGGGCCGCGAGGCGGGCGAATTGTTGGTCCGCATGATTCGCGGCGAAGTTCAGCCCGTACAAGCATATCGGCAATTGCCGCTCCTGACGATGCCCCCCATGCAATGCACCCTGCGCGAGCCGATGCAAAGTCTGATGCAAAATGTGTTTCGCATGGAAGACGAACCGGGCGTCTTAACCGCAACCGTTGCAATGGGATTCCCTTTCGCCGACATCTCCGCTGCGGGGGTCTCCTGTTTGGTGACGACCAATAACGACGCCGCTTTGGCAGAAAAAAAGGTGGAGGAATTGGCCGGATGGCTGTGGGATTTGCGCGACGAATTGCAGCCGCAACTCACGCCGATTGACGAAATGATCGAATTTGCCGCGACACACGATGGTCCGATCGTTTACGCCGACGGCTCAGACAACCCCGGAGGCGGTGCGCCGTGCGATGGGACAGTCGTGTTGCGAGCGCTGATCGAAGCAAAGTTTCAGAACGCCGTCGTCGGAATATTGCACGACCCTGAGACCGCTGCACTGGCGCATCAAGCCGGGGTCGGAGCGACGATTGAGGCCCGTGTCGGCGGCAAAACGGACGACCGGCACGGTACACCGATTGAATTACCTGCCTATGTGCGTGCCTTGTGCGATGGTCATTTCGTGCATCACGGCCCGATGAATCAGGGGGTCGTGGGCGAGTTCGGGCCGATGGCGCTATTGTTGGTCGGCGGGGTGGAAGTGGTCGTCAGTTCGAATCGCAAACAATTGCTGGATCGCGAGATGCTCCGCGTGATCGGCGTCACCCCCGAGCATCGGCGATTGATCGTCGTCAAAAGCGCCGTTCACTTTCGGGCGGACTTTGGCGAATGCGCCACACACATCCTCGACGCCGACACCCCCGGCATCCACCGCCCTGACTATGCGAACTACGACTATCAAAATCTACGACGTCCGATTTATCCATTGGACAACGTCACGGTTGATTTCGGTGGCTAG
- a CDS encoding NAD(P)/FAD-dependent oxidoreductase, whose amino-acid sequence MSQDSIWFATLNDTERAELRAYAGREVLTTPDVLIVGGGIVGAATAYSLSQQGVQVQVVEAGTLGGLASGANAGGIWPDQQGIEYPEAFRNLARRSRDLWGKLPARDGFDFDWRVNGFVTVDPMHWETSPEDLAMHLLSEGLSAHAIDGEQVKLLEPHLRSDITGGVHYPSEAHVHPVKAVLSFARASTAQFSSETRAISMDVKNGRVQSVQTTAGTIQPGHVIAATGWMADWFAAQTPTPPPLTPISGQMIATAPQPPLLKNTVLGKAIVFQLLTGEVVTGGSMVEGDATTPDAQVTADFAKMAGDLLPALKDVPFPHAWTGARPTTPDRLPILDRLPGVDNFLVAAGHFKNGLLLAPITGELMTEWTVAGKPSLDLTSFRWDRF is encoded by the coding sequence ATGTCACAGGATTCGATTTGGTTTGCGACGCTCAACGATACAGAGCGGGCGGAATTGCGGGCGTACGCGGGGCGCGAGGTGCTGACCACGCCTGACGTATTGATCGTTGGCGGCGGGATTGTGGGGGCGGCGACTGCTTATTCGCTCTCGCAACAAGGGGTGCAGGTCCAGGTCGTTGAAGCGGGAACGCTGGGTGGATTGGCAAGTGGAGCGAATGCCGGCGGGATTTGGCCAGATCAACAAGGAATCGAGTACCCGGAGGCATTTCGAAACCTCGCGCGCCGTAGTCGTGACCTCTGGGGCAAACTCCCCGCCCGTGATGGCTTCGACTTCGATTGGCGGGTCAATGGCTTCGTGACGGTCGATCCGATGCATTGGGAGACCTCGCCAGAAGACCTAGCAATGCACCTGTTGAGCGAGGGACTTTCGGCGCATGCCATTGATGGCGAACAGGTCAAATTGCTGGAGCCGCATCTGCGGTCTGATATCACTGGGGGCGTGCATTACCCTTCAGAAGCCCACGTTCATCCGGTCAAAGCGGTGTTGTCGTTCGCGCGGGCATCGACGGCACAATTCTCGAGCGAGACGCGGGCGATTTCGATGGACGTCAAAAACGGCCGCGTGCAATCGGTGCAAACCACCGCAGGCACAATTCAACCCGGCCACGTGATTGCCGCCACCGGTTGGATGGCCGATTGGTTCGCTGCCCAGACACCGACGCCCCCGCCGCTGACACCAATCAGCGGGCAAATGATCGCAACCGCACCCCAACCGCCGCTGTTGAAAAACACAGTACTCGGTAAGGCGATCGTGTTTCAATTATTGACGGGCGAAGTCGTCACGGGAGGCAGTATGGTCGAAGGCGATGCGACGACGCCCGATGCACAAGTCACAGCGGATTTTGCCAAAATGGCGGGTGACTTGCTGCCGGCATTGAAGGACGTTCCCTTCCCGCATGCTTGGACCGGTGCGCGACCGACAACCCCCGACCGGTTACCAATTCTCGACCGGCTGCCCGGTGTCGACAATTTCTTGGTCGCCGCGGGACATTTCAAAAACGGCCTGCTACTGGCGCCAATCACCGGCGAATTGATGACCGAATGGACCGTTGCTGGAAAACCGTCGCTCGACCTCACGTCGTTCCGCTGGGATCGTTTTTAG